From the Vanessa cardui chromosome 18, ilVanCard2.1, whole genome shotgun sequence genome, one window contains:
- the LOC124537417 gene encoding negative elongation factor B, whose protein sequence is MASSSKLPGTGLEDVGVPGQTFLRDALTSCTDPLKAIEEFQLENGILLPSLRPMLPLLDLHGVRRLDFHTSVLEELRDKLITHINEMGTTKDKKEHEKKLKELLLKSFPVVKVKALRPVIMSILKNTSHIDDKFLKVLVRDRDLYNDTDTEVKRQIWQDNQSLFGDEVSPLLSQYIREKENVLFDHEKDSNMFFAPSPKVRRQGAVVQKLAHMIGTSVKLYDMVLQFLRTLFLRTRNVHYCTLRAELLMALHDSEVQDIISVDPCHKFTWCLDACIRERNVDIKRSRELQGFLDSIKKGQEQVLGDLSMTLCDPYAVNFLATSAIKILQHLINTEGLPRDNTILILLLRMLALGLSAWEMIDSQDFKEPKLDSQVVTKYLPALMSLMVDDQVRALHNKLPPDERESAITTIEHSGPPPDACEAYMRESAVCGVLAMYYTLHAAKLRDRGAILRILSILGSCKDGRAYEDPFLHALVALLIQLPDEFQGEDFSTVLFDEFFFAGLSKDNVTRHLLKLLWYIHPKLPETRIQTLMKALQPGTQHNESVHKLYETLQQKMNTQTEPALNTTEMEYLDSPLMSVPTPAPFHNI, encoded by the coding sequence atggcttcATCAAGTAAATTACCTGGGACTGGATTAGAAGATGTAGGAGTACCCGGTCAAACATTTCTCCGAGACGCTCTTACAAGTTGTACAGACCCATTAAAAGCAATAGAAGAGTTTCAACTAGAAAACGGTATATTACTGCCCTCTTTAAGGCCTATGCTACCTCTATTAGATCTTCACGGTGTTCGCAGACTCGATTTTCATACATCTGTTTTAGAAGAATTAAGAGATAAACTAATTACACACATAAATGAGATGGGTACtactaaagataaaaaagaacatgaaaaaaaacttaaagaaCTTTTACTGAAAAGTTTTCCTGTTGTTAAAGTGAAGGCTCTAAGGCCTGTTATTATGAGTATCTTGAAAAATACATCACATATTgatgataagtttttaaaagtgCTAGTTCGCGACAGAGATCTCTACAATGACACAGATACAGAAGTTAAAAGACAAATATGGCAAGACAATCAATCATTATTTGGTGATGAAGTGTCACCATTACTTAGTCAATACATAAGAGAGAAAGAAAACGTATTATTTGATCATGAGAAAGATTCTAACATGTTCTTTGCACCTTCACCAAAAGTGAGAAGACAAGGTGCTGTTGTACAAAAACTGGCACATATGATTGGAACAAGCGTTAAACTCTATGATATGGTTTTACAGTTTCTTCGCACATTGTTTCTACGAACAAGGAATGTACATTACTGCACATTAAGAGCTGAACTTCTAATGGCGCTTCATGATTCTGAAGTACAAGATATTATATCTGTTGACCCCTGTCACAAATTCACATGGTGTCTGGATGCATGTATTAGGGAGAGAAATGTCGATATTAAAAGGTCACGAGAACTACAAGGTTTCTTAGACAGTATAAAAAAAGGTCAGGAACAAGTTCTGGGAGATTTATCAATGACATTATGTGATCCATATGCAGTTAACTTCTTGGCAACATCGgccattaaaattttacaacatttaatcaACACAGAAGGACTTCCAAGggataatacaatattaattttattactaagaaTGCTGGCATTAGGTCTAAGTGCATGGGAGATGATTGATTCACAAGATTTTAAAGAGCCTAAGCTAGACAGCCAGGTGGTAACTAAGTATCTTCCCGCCTTAATGTCTCTCATGGTGGATGATCAAGTCCGTGCTTTACATAACAAACTTCCTCCAGATGAAAGAGAATCAGCTATTACAACCATTGAACATTCTGGACCTCCTCCTGATGCCTGTGAAGCATACATGAGGGAGAGTGCCGTTTGTGGTGTATTGGCTATGTACTATACACTCCATGCTGCTAAACTAAGAGATAGAGGAGCAATCCTTAGAATTCTCAGTATTTTGGGAAGTTGCAAAGATGGCAGAGCTTATGAAGATCCATTTTTACATGCCCTTGTTGCTTTACTAATACAGCTGCCAGATGAATTCCAGGGGGAAGACTTCAGTACCGTTTTATTCGATGAATTTTTCTTCGCTGGTTTATCTAAAGATAATGTTACGAGACATCTGTTAAAATTGCTATGGTACATACACCCAAAGTTGCCGGAAACTAGAATTCAGACTTTAATGAAAGCTTTACAGCCTGGAACGCAACATAATGAATCTGTTCATAAATTGTATGAAACTTTACAACAAAAAATGAATACTCAGACAGAACCAGCTCTTAATACTACTGAAATGGAATATTTGGATTCTCCTCTTATGAGTGTACCTACACCAGCACCCtttcataatatatag